The genomic interval ACTTTGTTGTTCTTACAATTCTTGATCGACTATATCTTGAATTGATTTATTTTCTAAAATACGCAGTGTTTCGTTTCGAACATCGATAAACACTTTGTTTAATCCACATGTTTTCTCATCCGTACATTCATCACAACGCTGGTAATAATTGAGACTTACACATGGAAGCAAGGCTATTGGACCATTAAATAGGCGAATGATTGTTGAAATTTGAATTTCGGTAGGAGTTTGTCTTAAAAAGTATCCACCTCCCTTCCCCATTTTGGAGTTGAGAATCCCTTGTTTTTTTAAATCCAAGAGAATAGACTCTAAAAATTTACGCGGAATATGACCGTTTTCTGAAATTTCAAGAATTAAAGTTGGTTCATTAGCTTCCTTCTTTGCCAAATAAGTCAAAGCATGCAATGCATATTTTGTTTTCTTTGATAACATAAGGTTTTATCTATTGAGGCTAATTTACAATTAAATTCAAAAAGACTATTACTAAATCAATCCTTTGATAACTCCTTTATCAGAAGCTTCAATAAAAGAAAGTATTTCTCTTCGAATTGGTGAATCCGGAATTGTATCTTTTACAATATCCAATGATTTTGTAACATGGCTATTCTGAACGAAAATAATACGGTAAATATCTTCTATTTCACGTACCTGATCATCCGTATAACCTCGTCTTCTAAGCCCGACAGAATTTATTCCTGCATAAGTAAGTGGTTCGCGTGCGCATTTGACATAGGGAGGAACGTTCTTACGAATTAATGATCCTCCTGCAATAAATGAGTGGGCTCCAACATGAATGAATTGTTGAGATCCGCAACGTCCTTCTAAAATTGCATAATCTCCTACTGTACAATGACCTGAAAGTCCAGAATAACTAGCCATTATGACATGATTTCCAATCTGACAATCATGGGCAATATGTACATATGTCATCAACAAACAATCGTGTCCAACAGTCGTCTTCCACATATCCTTTGTACCGCGATGAATCGTAACACACTCTCTGATAACAGTTCTATCACCTATTTCAACGGTGGTATATTCTCCGTCGAATTTCAAATCTTGAGGGATTACTGCAATGACAGCTCCTGGATAAATTTCGCAATTTTCTCCAATTCTAGCACCCGGATAAATGGTAACATTTGGATGGATCTTCGTTCCAGCTCCAATAACAACATCATCATATATTGTACTGAATGCTTCAATAATTACCCCTTCTCCTAATTTTGCACTAGGAGAAACATGTGCTAGTGGACTTATCATACTTCTACTTTATCTTTAATGACCTGCGCAAGCATTTCAGCTTCCATGACATGTTTTCCATTTACATACGCATTTCCTTGCATATGCACCAATCCACGTCTAATAGGTGAAATTAACGTTAATTCAAACACCAATGTATCTCCAGGGATAACTTTTTGCTTGAATTTTACATTATCAATCTTCATAAAGTAAGTCGAATACAAATGTGGGTCTTCTACTTTACTCAAAGCAAAGATACCCCCACATTGTGCCGTAGCCTCAATTTGCAAAACCCCTGGGAAAATTGGATTCCCTGGAAAATGCCCTTGAAACATCGGTTCATTCATAGTTACATTCTTCACACCAATAATTTTTTCATCGGTGATATCCATTATTTTGTCAACCAACAAAAATGGATATCTGTGAGGGAGCATCCGTTCAATATCATTGATGTTGTACAAGGGTTCTTTCTCTAAATCAAAATGGCGTGCGCCTTTCTCTTGTCTTTTGATCTCTTCTTTCAATACTTTCGCAAAGCGTGTATTCCCTGAATGCCCTGGACGAGCTGCTAAAATATGTCCTTTGATGAATTTTCCTACTAAAGCTAAATCTCCAACAATATCTAATAATTTATGACGAGCTGGCTCATTTTCGAACTGCAATTTCAAGCTATTCAAAACACCGATTCCATCGTAGTTCACTTTCAACTTATCTTTTCCAAGCAATTTCGCCAAACGGTCCAATTCCTCTTCTTTCACATCATTACGTTCAACCAAAACGATGGCGTTATCCAAACTTCCACCTTTGATTAGGTTGTTTTGAGCAAGGAACTCCAATTCTCCTAAAAAGCAGAATGTTCTGCATGCTGCGATGTCTTTTTCAAACTC from Fluviicola taffensis DSM 16823 carries:
- a CDS encoding RrF2 family transcriptional regulator; the protein is MLSKKTKYALHALTYLAKKEANEPTLILEISENGHIPRKFLESILLDLKKQGILNSKMGKGGGYFLRQTPTEIQISTIIRLFNGPIALLPCVSLNYYQRCDECTDEKTCGLNKVFIDVRNETLRILENKSIQDIVDQEL
- the lpxA gene encoding acyl-ACP--UDP-N-acetylglucosamine O-acyltransferase, which gives rise to MISPLAHVSPSAKLGEGVIIEAFSTIYDDVVIGAGTKIHPNVTIYPGARIGENCEIYPGAVIAVIPQDLKFDGEYTTVEIGDRTVIRECVTIHRGTKDMWKTTVGHDCLLMTYVHIAHDCQIGNHVIMASYSGLSGHCTVGDYAILEGRCGSQQFIHVGAHSFIAGGSLIRKNVPPYVKCAREPLTYAGINSVGLRRRGYTDDQVREIEDIYRIIFVQNSHVTKSLDIVKDTIPDSPIRREILSFIEASDKGVIKGLI
- a CDS encoding bifunctional UDP-3-O-[3-hydroxymyristoyl] N-acetylglucosamine deacetylase/3-hydroxyacyl-ACP dehydratase, whose protein sequence is MSEKQFTLKEKISFNGIGLHTGEQVVMEIHPAADNHGYKFQRLDLEGQPIIKADADLVVSTDRGTTLESNGGKVYTTEHVLAALYGMEVDNALITLTGPEIPIMDGSSLLFVREIQRVGREEQKTDRQYLELTENIKWEDAERGIEFLAVPDKEYRVTVMVDYNSPALGTQHASMYHLGEFEKDIAACRTFCFLGELEFLAQNNLIKGGSLDNAIVLVERNDVKEEELDRLAKLLGKDKLKVNYDGIGVLNSLKLQFENEPARHKLLDIVGDLALVGKFIKGHILAARPGHSGNTRFAKVLKEEIKRQEKGARHFDLEKEPLYNINDIERMLPHRYPFLLVDKIMDITDEKIIGVKNVTMNEPMFQGHFPGNPIFPGVLQIEATAQCGGIFALSKVEDPHLYSTYFMKIDNVKFKQKVIPGDTLVFELTLISPIRRGLVHMQGNAYVNGKHVMEAEMLAQVIKDKVEV